Proteins from a single region of Hymenobacter aquaticus:
- a CDS encoding Uma2 family endonuclease — protein sequence MHITLLPNEAPLTLSGPSLAQMTDDEFFDFCRQHPDLHIERTPQLTIVIMSPTGSLSSQRNAEINFQLSLWNRQQRLGRVFDSNGGFRLPDGSMRAPDAAWLTNARWDALTLEQQKKFAPLCPEFVLELASETDSIADLQAKMRDWLRNGAQLAWLVVPDTETAYIYRPGQPEPEVVQGFDNELSGETVLPGFQLRLAELR from the coding sequence ATGCATATCACGCTCCTGCCCAACGAAGCGCCGCTGACGCTCAGCGGCCCCAGCCTGGCCCAGATGACGGACGACGAGTTTTTCGACTTCTGCCGCCAGCATCCCGATTTGCATATTGAGCGCACGCCTCAGCTAACTATCGTCATTATGTCGCCCACGGGTAGCCTTTCCAGTCAGCGCAACGCGGAAATCAACTTTCAGCTGAGCCTTTGGAACCGGCAGCAGCGGCTGGGGCGCGTATTCGACTCCAACGGCGGCTTTCGCCTGCCCGATGGCTCCATGCGGGCTCCGGATGCTGCCTGGCTCACCAACGCCCGCTGGGATGCCCTGACTCTGGAGCAGCAAAAGAAGTTCGCCCCCCTCTGCCCGGAGTTCGTGCTGGAGCTGGCTTCCGAAACCGACAGCATCGCCGACCTCCAGGCCAAGATGCGCGACTGGCTCCGCAACGGGGCCCAGCTGGCCTGGCTGGTGGTGCCCGACACCGAAACCGCCTATATCTACCGCCCCGGCCAGCCCGAGCCCGAAGTCGTGCAGGGGTTCGATAACGAGTTGTCCGGCGAAACGGTGCTACCCGGCTTTCAGCTCCGCCTCGCCGAGCTGCGCTAG
- a CDS encoding carboxypeptidase-like regulatory domain-containing protein, whose amino-acid sequence MLLRLLAGLLLLLLPATLARAQTVTVTGQVLNARTQEPVPFAILGVRGKAIGTAADEQGRYLLRLPSTELRDTLIISCVGYEARLVPPAQLGAGQRVFQLTPQPQVLREVTIQSRRVKPGKLGRATDKADVRWMGGSSGKTTVDDEWGWEIGALLTPERRSYLEELHVYFTDNKYELLRFRLNLYTVKNGRPDQLLSTQDVQLICPPTRQGWLKLDLRPYNIELEAQPVAATLQWLQSEKKDPEDKYFSIPVIRQKQPGMVERENGHAAWTVHNLLPSLYFTVLTEEKK is encoded by the coding sequence ATGTTGCTTCGCCTGCTGGCCGGCCTGTTGCTGCTGCTGCTGCCTGCCACCCTCGCCCGGGCCCAAACCGTTACCGTCACGGGCCAGGTGCTCAACGCCCGCACCCAGGAGCCCGTCCCTTTCGCCATCCTGGGGGTGCGGGGCAAGGCCATCGGCACCGCCGCCGACGAGCAGGGCCGCTACCTGCTGCGCCTGCCCTCCACCGAGTTGCGCGACACGCTCATCATTTCCTGCGTGGGCTACGAAGCCCGCCTGGTGCCGCCCGCCCAGCTCGGGGCCGGGCAGCGGGTGTTTCAGCTCACGCCCCAGCCGCAGGTGCTCCGGGAAGTAACCATCCAAAGCCGCCGGGTGAAGCCTGGCAAGCTGGGCCGCGCCACCGACAAGGCCGACGTGCGCTGGATGGGCGGCAGCTCGGGCAAAACCACCGTCGACGACGAATGGGGCTGGGAAATCGGGGCCCTGCTCACGCCCGAGCGCCGCTCCTACCTCGAAGAGCTGCACGTCTATTTCACCGACAACAAGTACGAGCTGCTGCGCTTTCGCCTGAACCTCTACACCGTGAAAAATGGCCGGCCCGACCAGCTCCTGAGCACCCAGGACGTGCAGCTCATCTGCCCGCCCACCCGCCAGGGCTGGCTCAAGCTCGATTTGCGCCCCTATAATATTGAGCTGGAGGCCCAGCCCGTAGCCGCCACCCTGCAATGGCTGCAAAGCGAAAAGAAAGACCCCGAAGACAAGTACTTCTCCATCCCCGTCATCCGCCAGAAGCAGCCCGGCATGGTGGAGCGCGAAAACGGCCACGCCGCCTGGACCGTCCACAATCTGCTCCCCAGCCTCTACTTCACCGTGTTGACGGAAGAAAAGAAGTAG
- a CDS encoding methylmalonyl-CoA mutase family protein, which produces MQAAPAAPYKPKNHIRIVTAAALFDGHDAAINIMRRIIQSSGAEVIHLGHNRSVQEIVDCAIQEDAQAIAITSYQGGHNEYFKYMFDLLKERNSGHIRLFGGGGGVILPTEIEDLHAYGIEQIYSPDAGRAMGLQGMINDLLQRCDFPTGQNLNGEVKHLKEKDARSIGRLISAAENFPEEFERVKAELVSSFQKSEDGVDTNNSQTPTLTPSHPTKTPILGITGTGGAGKSSLVDELVRRFLMDFPEKTIAIISVDPSKRKTGGALLGDRIRMNSINSPRVYMRSLATRQSNLALSKYVQDAVDVVRAAEFDLIILETSGIGQSDTEIIEHSDASLYVMTPEYGAATQLEKIDMLDFADVIALNKFDKRGALDALRDVRKQYQRNHGHWDKPLDDMPVFGTIASQFNDPGMNRLYRAILSTVEDRTGVPFASQLATTKEDSEKIYIIPPHRTRYLSEIAETNRQYDQWVLKQADAAQQLYGIRQAVGAVQSIGNASAGGPGAGHGSSGPDAGSLVAGLERTFEEIKLRLDGQNWKLLETWPQKVAAYKAPEFVFKVRDKEIRIQTHTTSLSNQQIPKVSLPRYTAWGDLLRWQLQENVPGEFPYTAGVFPFKREGEDPTRMFAGEGGPERTNRRFHYVSMGLPAKRLSTAFDSVTLYGEDPDVRPDIYGKIGNAGVSIACLDDAKKLYSGFNLANPSTSVSMTINGPAATLAAFFMNAAIDQQCELYIRENGLEDEVNQKIDALYQGQTRPRYQGELPAGNDGLGLMLLGVTGDQVLPADVYETIKKRTLSQVRGTVQADILKEDQAQNTCIFSTEFALRLMGDVQEYFIKEKVRNFYSVSISGYHIAEAGANPLTQLALTLSNGFTFVEYYVSRGMSVNDFAPNLSFFFSNGIDPEYAVIGRVARRIWAKAMKLKYGADARSQMLKYHIQTSGRSLHAQEIDFNDIRTTLQALYAIYDNCNSLHTNAYDEAITTPTEESVRRAMAIQLIINRELGLAKNENPLQGSFIIEELTDLVEEAVLLEFDRITERGGVLGAMETMYQRGKIQEESMHYEMLKHTGEYPIIGVNTFLSSKGSPTVVPAEVIRATDEEKQYQIEMLNLLHTRNADQTEARLKQLQQVAIANGNLFAELMETVKFCSLGQITNALFEVGGQYRRNM; this is translated from the coding sequence ATGCAAGCAGCTCCCGCCGCTCCCTATAAGCCGAAAAACCACATCCGCATCGTCACCGCCGCCGCCCTCTTCGACGGGCACGACGCGGCCATCAACATCATGCGCCGCATCATCCAGAGCAGCGGCGCCGAAGTCATCCACCTGGGCCACAACCGCTCGGTGCAGGAAATCGTGGACTGCGCCATTCAGGAAGACGCCCAGGCTATTGCCATTACCTCCTACCAGGGCGGCCACAACGAGTACTTCAAGTACATGTTCGATTTGCTCAAGGAGCGCAACTCGGGCCACATCCGCCTGTTTGGCGGCGGCGGCGGCGTGATTCTGCCCACCGAAATCGAGGACCTGCACGCCTACGGCATTGAGCAGATCTACTCCCCCGATGCCGGCCGCGCCATGGGCCTGCAGGGCATGATCAACGACCTGCTCCAGCGCTGCGACTTCCCCACCGGCCAGAACCTGAACGGCGAAGTAAAGCACCTCAAGGAAAAGGACGCCCGCAGCATCGGCCGCCTCATCTCCGCCGCCGAAAACTTCCCCGAAGAATTCGAGCGGGTAAAAGCTGAACTGGTTAGCAGCTTCCAGAAGTCCGAAGACGGAGTTGATACTAACAACTCCCAAACTCCTACCCTCACACCCTCACACCCTACCAAAACCCCCATCCTCGGCATCACCGGCACCGGCGGCGCGGGCAAGTCCAGCCTCGTGGATGAGCTGGTGCGGCGCTTTCTGATGGACTTTCCCGAGAAGACCATTGCCATCATCTCCGTCGACCCCAGCAAGCGCAAGACCGGCGGGGCCCTGCTCGGTGACCGAATCCGGATGAACTCCATCAACTCGCCGCGGGTGTACATGCGCAGCCTAGCTACCCGCCAGAGCAACCTGGCCCTGAGCAAGTACGTCCAGGACGCCGTGGACGTGGTGCGCGCCGCCGAGTTCGACCTGATCATCCTCGAAACCTCCGGCATCGGGCAGTCGGACACCGAAATCATCGAGCACTCCGACGCCAGCCTCTACGTGATGACGCCCGAGTACGGCGCCGCCACCCAGCTGGAGAAAATCGACATGCTCGACTTCGCCGACGTCATTGCCCTCAACAAGTTCGACAAGCGCGGCGCCCTCGACGCCCTGCGCGACGTGCGCAAGCAGTACCAGCGCAACCACGGCCACTGGGACAAGCCCCTCGACGATATGCCCGTGTTCGGCACCATCGCCAGCCAGTTCAACGACCCGGGCATGAACCGCCTGTACCGCGCCATCCTTTCTACCGTAGAAGACCGGACGGGCGTGCCTTTCGCCTCCCAGCTGGCTACCACCAAGGAAGACTCCGAGAAGATCTACATCATCCCGCCCCACCGCACCCGTTACCTTTCCGAAATCGCCGAAACCAACCGCCAATATGACCAGTGGGTTCTTAAACAAGCTGACGCCGCTCAGCAGCTCTACGGAATCCGACAAGCCGTCGGAGCCGTCCAAAGTATCGGAAACGCATCAGCTGGCGGACCTGGCGCCGGGCACGGCAGCAGTGGACCCGACGCCGGAAGTCTCGTGGCCGGCCTGGAGAGGACCTTCGAGGAGATTAAACTCCGCCTGGACGGGCAGAACTGGAAGCTCCTGGAAACCTGGCCGCAAAAGGTAGCCGCCTACAAAGCCCCCGAGTTCGTCTTCAAGGTGCGCGACAAGGAAATCCGCATCCAGACCCACACCACCAGCCTCAGCAACCAGCAGATTCCCAAGGTCAGCCTGCCGCGCTACACCGCCTGGGGTGACTTGCTGCGCTGGCAGCTGCAGGAAAACGTGCCCGGCGAGTTCCCGTACACGGCCGGCGTGTTTCCGTTTAAGCGCGAGGGCGAAGACCCCACCCGCATGTTTGCCGGCGAGGGCGGCCCCGAGCGCACCAACCGCCGCTTCCACTACGTGAGCATGGGCCTGCCCGCCAAGCGCCTGAGCACGGCCTTCGACTCGGTGACGCTCTACGGCGAAGACCCCGACGTGCGGCCCGACATCTACGGCAAAATCGGCAACGCCGGCGTGAGCATCGCCTGCCTCGACGACGCCAAGAAGCTCTACTCGGGCTTCAACCTGGCCAACCCCAGCACCTCGGTGTCGATGACCATCAACGGCCCGGCCGCCACGCTGGCCGCCTTCTTCATGAACGCCGCCATCGACCAGCAGTGCGAGCTGTACATCAGGGAGAACGGCCTGGAAGACGAGGTAAACCAGAAAATCGACGCCCTTTACCAGGGCCAGACCCGCCCCCGCTACCAGGGCGAGCTGCCCGCCGGCAACGACGGCCTGGGCCTCATGCTGCTCGGCGTGACGGGCGACCAGGTGCTGCCCGCCGACGTGTACGAGACCATCAAGAAGCGCACCCTCTCGCAGGTGCGCGGCACCGTGCAGGCCGACATCCTCAAAGAAGACCAGGCCCAGAACACCTGCATCTTCAGCACCGAATTCGCCCTGCGCCTGATGGGCGACGTGCAGGAGTACTTCATTAAGGAGAAGGTCCGCAACTTTTACTCGGTGTCGATTTCCGGCTACCACATTGCCGAGGCCGGGGCCAACCCGCTCACCCAGCTGGCCCTCACGTTGAGCAACGGCTTCACCTTCGTGGAGTACTACGTGAGCCGGGGCATGAGCGTGAACGACTTCGCGCCCAACCTCTCGTTCTTCTTCTCCAACGGCATCGACCCCGAGTACGCCGTCATCGGCCGCGTGGCGCGCCGCATCTGGGCCAAGGCTATGAAGCTCAAGTACGGCGCCGACGCCCGCAGCCAGATGCTCAAGTACCACATCCAGACCAGCGGCCGGAGCCTGCACGCCCAGGAAATCGACTTCAACGATATCCGCACCACCCTGCAGGCCCTCTACGCCATCTACGACAACTGCAACTCCCTGCACACCAACGCCTACGACGAGGCCATTACCACGCCCACCGAGGAATCGGTGCGCCGGGCCATGGCCATTCAGCTTATCATCAACCGCGAGCTGGGCTTAGCCAAAAACGAAAATCCTCTCCAAGGCTCCTTCATAATCGAGGAGCTCACCGACCTGGTGGAAGAGGCCGTATTGTTGGAGTTTGACCGCATCACCGAGCGCGGCGGCGTGCTGGGCGCCATGGAAACCATGTACCAGCGCGGCAAGATCCAGGAGGAAAGCATGCACTACGAGATGCTCAAGCACACCGGCGAGTACCCCATCATCGGCGTGAATACCTTCCTCTCCTCCAAAGGCTCGCCCACGGTGGTGCCCGCCGAGGTTATCCGCGCCACCGACGAGGAAAAGCAGTACCAGATTGAGATGCTCAACCTCCTGCACACCCGCAATGCCGACCAGACCGAAGCGCGCCTCAAGCAGCTCCAGCAAGTCGCCATTGCCAACGGCAACCTCTTCGCCGAGCTGATGGAAACGGTGAAGTTCTGCTCACTCGGGCAGATTACGAATGCGCTGTTCGAGGTTGGGGGGCAGTACCGTCGGAATATGTAA
- a CDS encoding GTP pyrophosphokinase produces MKKPTVEAKIEPVEIDINHKINEFRTYYDDNYDYLLSASEVFKTLISALIVDSAPSTTVSFRIKEREECIDKFKRKYQKPLEEKAIDFQIKDHITDIIGLRIVCLYNDEIKLIQTHIEENFKRIEITDKISQLESTEDKFGYKGLHLDLMLNEQRNSLPEYSKFKDIQFELQIRTVIQDAWSILDHKIKYKKNIPTELKRGINRLSALFEIADEEFLRIKGVTQQAQQKAQTEITSGSKELEEQINVFKFIIIAQEHFPSYHFIEYKADGFVGDLLNLEPKFSTKDLIEALQNNKEAVEEYALDTHSYMNPYTVIRHCIYLLDKNKYKSLLYDSQIGKFEKNFKL; encoded by the coding sequence ATGAAAAAACCTACAGTAGAAGCCAAAATTGAGCCTGTTGAAATTGACATCAATCACAAAATAAATGAATTCAGAACTTATTATGATGACAACTATGACTATCTCTTGTCTGCATCTGAAGTATTCAAAACACTAATTTCGGCTTTAATAGTAGACAGCGCCCCATCCACAACAGTATCATTCAGAATAAAAGAAAGAGAGGAGTGTATTGACAAGTTCAAAAGGAAATATCAAAAGCCTTTAGAAGAAAAAGCAATTGACTTCCAAATAAAAGATCATATAACAGATATCATAGGACTACGTATAGTTTGCTTATACAATGACGAAATAAAATTAATCCAAACACATATCGAAGAAAATTTCAAAAGAATCGAAATTACAGACAAAATATCACAACTCGAAAGTACTGAAGATAAATTTGGATATAAAGGTTTGCATTTAGACCTGATGTTAAATGAACAAAGAAATTCACTTCCCGAATATTCAAAATTTAAGGACATACAGTTTGAATTACAAATCAGAACTGTAATTCAGGATGCCTGGAGCATTCTAGACCATAAAATAAAATACAAGAAGAATATACCCACTGAACTAAAACGGGGCATAAATAGATTGTCAGCTCTATTTGAAATAGCAGATGAAGAATTTTTGAGAATCAAAGGCGTTACACAGCAAGCACAACAAAAAGCTCAAACTGAGATAACATCAGGCAGCAAAGAGCTAGAAGAACAAATTAATGTGTTTAAATTTATAATCATTGCACAAGAGCATTTTCCTAGTTATCATTTTATAGAATATAAAGCAGATGGCTTTGTTGGAGATTTACTTAATCTCGAGCCTAAGTTTTCTACAAAAGATTTGATAGAGGCTTTGCAAAACAATAAGGAAGCAGTAGAAGAATACGCACTGGACACTCATAGCTACATGAATCCTTACACTGTAATAAGACATTGCATATACCTGCTGGACAAAAACAAGTACAAAAGCCTTTTATATGACTCGCAAATAGGCAAGTTTGAAAAGAACTTTAAGTTATAA